From a single Vibrio toranzoniae genomic region:
- a CDS encoding BCCT family transporter, translated as MKNAFELIDKPTFFGAIALLLTIVFPLILFPTQGADWIAVAKTFMTDQLGFLYLALGLAACAFMVYVVFSDMGQIKLGEADEEPEFKTASWAAMLFCGGIGASILYWGCIEWAYYYQSPPFQLEPGSEEAVRWAATYGLFHWGPIAWSIYLIPAIPIAYFFYVRKQPVLKISSALMPVLGEHRSKGVPGKIVDILFIFGLLGGAATTLGLAAPLITEGLNHLFGLPKNNLTQVMVLLVCTAIFAYSSYAGLEKGIKILSNINFWGAMGLLVFVLIAGPTIFMLETGLDSIGRLLSNFFVMATWAEPFGGYGTFENTHFPQDWTIFYWAWWLVFAPSMGLFVARISRGRTIKQMVSGSIFFGSLGCFLFFMILGNYGLSLQLSGELDVVAILNAEGATKAIFSMLAQLPMSTLVIAVFTLLCIIFTATTFDSISYILASVVQNNVTEEPMRWNRMFWAFTLSFLPTILMFLGGLSTLQTAAIVGGLPLLVISVMLMISAVRATNLDLRHQDAYIEPTINIEELPDMDPWSAEGMALAQFEKERDAAQDAAELERIAYKELATVKKEIRAYVLEQGSQMETHELPENLQQALEQAESNLSTAQAKKIELSEQAQNARIAFNQVVTQLPLA; from the coding sequence GTGAAAAACGCTTTTGAGCTTATTGATAAGCCAACCTTCTTTGGTGCAATTGCACTCCTACTCACGATAGTTTTCCCGCTCATTTTGTTCCCGACTCAGGGCGCAGACTGGATTGCGGTTGCAAAAACATTCATGACAGATCAGCTTGGATTTCTCTATCTTGCTTTAGGTCTCGCTGCCTGCGCATTTATGGTTTACGTTGTCTTCAGTGATATGGGACAAATCAAACTAGGAGAAGCTGATGAAGAGCCTGAATTCAAAACAGCATCATGGGCTGCAATGCTATTTTGTGGTGGTATCGGTGCAAGTATCCTGTACTGGGGCTGTATTGAGTGGGCTTACTACTACCAATCACCTCCTTTCCAACTAGAGCCGGGCAGCGAAGAGGCGGTTCGCTGGGCAGCAACTTACGGTTTGTTCCACTGGGGACCTATTGCTTGGTCTATCTATCTAATCCCTGCAATTCCTATTGCTTACTTTTTCTATGTTCGTAAACAGCCCGTTCTAAAGATCTCTAGTGCGCTGATGCCTGTTCTTGGTGAGCACCGCAGTAAAGGCGTACCTGGAAAAATCGTCGATATCCTATTCATTTTCGGCCTACTTGGCGGTGCGGCGACAACATTAGGTTTAGCAGCCCCTCTTATTACTGAAGGTCTGAACCACCTATTTGGTCTACCTAAAAATAACCTAACGCAAGTGATGGTGCTTTTAGTGTGTACTGCGATTTTTGCTTACTCATCTTATGCAGGATTAGAAAAAGGCATCAAGATTCTAAGTAATATCAATTTCTGGGGTGCGATGGGTCTACTGGTTTTCGTGTTGATTGCGGGTCCAACCATCTTCATGCTTGAAACTGGTTTAGATTCAATTGGTCGCCTACTGTCTAACTTCTTCGTGATGGCGACATGGGCAGAACCATTTGGAGGTTACGGTACCTTTGAAAACACCCACTTCCCACAAGACTGGACCATTTTTTACTGGGCATGGTGGTTAGTATTTGCACCGAGTATGGGTCTGTTTGTTGCGCGTATCTCTCGCGGCAGAACCATCAAACAAATGGTGTCAGGTTCTATCTTCTTCGGTTCACTAGGGTGTTTCTTGTTCTTCATGATCCTAGGTAACTACGGATTATCACTACAACTTTCCGGTGAACTCGATGTGGTTGCTATCCTGAATGCCGAAGGCGCAACTAAGGCCATTTTCTCGATGCTAGCGCAACTGCCGATGAGCACTCTAGTTATCGCGGTATTCACTCTGCTTTGTATCATCTTTACAGCAACGACGTTTGACTCTATCTCATACATCCTTGCGTCTGTGGTTCAAAACAATGTGACTGAAGAACCAATGCGTTGGAACCGTATGTTCTGGGCATTCACTCTGTCGTTCTTACCAACGATTCTGATGTTCTTGGGTGGTTTAAGTACACTACAAACCGCGGCAATTGTCGGTGGTTTACCGTTGCTTGTTATTTCTGTGATGCTGATGATCTCAGCAGTTCGTGCGACTAACCTCGACCTGCGCCACCAAGATGCGTACATCGAACCAACGATTAACATCGAAGAGTTGCCAGACATGGATCCATGGTCTGCAGAAGGTATGGCACTGGCTCAGTTTGAGAAAGAAAGAGATGCAGCACAAGATGCCGCTGAACTGGAGCGTATTGCATACAAAGAACTTGCTACAGTGAAGAAAGAAATTCGCGCTTATGTGTTAGAACAAGGTTCACAAATGGAAACTCACGAATTACCAGAGAATCTGCAACAAGCACTTGAGCAGGCCGAGAGTAATCTAAGTACCGCACAAGCTAAGAAGATCGAGTTATCTGAGCAAGCTCAGAATGCTCGAATTGCATTCAATCAAGTGGTTACGCAACTACCACTTGCTTAA
- a CDS encoding YcgN family cysteine cluster protein, which translates to MTNPFWQEKTLEQMTEDEWESLCDGCGKCCLHKLMDEDSDEVYYTNVACSWLNDKTCSCKDYPNRFTSGEECLKLTRDKIDEFHWLPDTCAYRLLSESKPIPKWHPLITGSKSEMHAAGESVRNQVVYEIDVVDWEDHILNHPNR; encoded by the coding sequence ATGACGAACCCATTTTGGCAAGAAAAAACACTAGAGCAGATGACAGAGGATGAGTGGGAATCACTGTGTGACGGTTGTGGTAAGTGTTGCCTACATAAACTAATGGATGAAGATAGTGATGAAGTCTACTACACCAACGTGGCGTGTAGCTGGTTAAATGACAAAACATGTTCGTGTAAAGATTACCCGAACCGCTTCACGTCAGGTGAAGAGTGTTTGAAGCTGACTCGTGACAAGATCGATGAATTTCATTGGCTACCAGACACCTGTGCTTACCGTCTTCTATCAGAATCTAAGCCGATTCCCAAATGGCACCCATTGATCACGGGTTCTAAATCAGAGATGCATGCAGCAGGTGAAAGCGTTCGTAATCAAGTGGTATACGAAATTGATGTAGTTGATTGGGAAGACCACATATTGAACCACCCGAATCGCTAG
- a CDS encoding YkgJ family cysteine cluster protein, with the protein MECRLGCGACCIAPSITSAIPGMPNGKPAGVRCIQLNEQDLCKLFGQPSRPKVCHQFKACPSVCGKTDQEALDNLIELEAIT; encoded by the coding sequence ATGGAATGTCGTTTAGGTTGTGGAGCTTGTTGTATCGCTCCGAGTATTACATCTGCTATTCCTGGAATGCCTAATGGCAAACCTGCTGGTGTACGCTGCATCCAATTAAATGAACAAGACCTATGTAAGTTATTCGGGCAACCTTCACGCCCTAAAGTGTGCCATCAGTTCAAAGCCTGCCCTAGTGTTTGTGGAAAGACGGACCAAGAAGCACTCGATAACCTTATCGAGTTAGAAGCGATTACCTAA
- the recR gene encoding recombination mediator RecR, producing the protein MRTSHMLEHLMEALRCLPGVGPKSAQRMAFHLLQRDRKGGLQLAEALSQAMTEIGHCNECRTFTEEDTCHICTNPKRQDNGQICVVESPADIAAIEATGQYSGRYFVLMGHLSPLDGIGPSDIGLDVLDYRLRRGDISEVILATNPTVEGEATAHYIAELCSAHEVNASRIAHGVPVGGELELVDGTTLSHSLLGRHKI; encoded by the coding sequence ATGCGTACCAGTCACATGCTGGAGCATCTGATGGAGGCCTTACGTTGTCTACCTGGGGTTGGTCCCAAGTCGGCGCAGCGTATGGCCTTTCATTTGTTACAGCGCGATAGAAAAGGCGGCCTACAGTTGGCTGAAGCTCTTAGCCAAGCAATGACTGAAATTGGTCATTGTAATGAGTGCCGTACTTTTACCGAAGAAGATACTTGCCATATTTGTACTAATCCTAAACGTCAGGATAACGGTCAGATATGTGTAGTAGAAAGCCCTGCAGATATTGCAGCAATTGAAGCTACTGGCCAATATTCAGGTCGTTACTTTGTGTTGATGGGGCATCTTTCACCATTAGATGGTATTGGTCCAAGTGATATCGGTCTCGATGTTTTGGACTACCGCTTACGCCGTGGTGATATCTCTGAAGTAATCCTAGCGACGAACCCGACAGTTGAAGGGGAAGCAACAGCGCATTACATCGCAGAGCTGTGTAGTGCCCATGAAGTGAACGCAAGCCGTATTGCTCATGGTGTTCCCGTTGGTGGTGAGCTAGAGCTGGTGGATGGCACTACGCTTTCTCACTCCTTACTCGGTCGTCATAAGATCTAA
- a CDS encoding alkaline phosphatase gives MKHIIKPIIAAVATSTLSFNVLSAEIKNVILMIGDGMGPQQVGLLETYANQAPNSIYKGNKTALYQLAQEGVIGSSLTHPEDAIVVDSACSATMLATGIYSGSEVIGIDSQGNHVETVLEKAKKAGKATGLVSDTRLTHATPASFAAHQPHRSLENQIANDMLETGVDVMLSGGLRHWIPKSTNDKGETYKQLEKLTQGDVYLKSKRKDDRNLLTEAEKDGYQLAFNRSMLEEAKGDKLLGLFAYSGMDDGIAYSNKKKSGDRTQPSLKEMTQKALNVLSKDEDGFFLMVEGGQIDWAGHSNDAGTMLHELLKFDEAIQTVYEWAKDREDTIVIVTADHETGSFGFSYSSDNLPKPQKRSGEAFADRDYAPNFNFGAFDILDGLYNQKQSYYGMISEYQKLDKAQQTPEKLAEIVNQNSEFPITAEQAKNILASKPNPYRLAQHKYLSAEEVPAINDFDAFFPYNDRGNLLAREQATGQNIVWGTGTHTHTPVNVFAWGPAEKILPVSKIMHHSELGEYIKQQVN, from the coding sequence ATGAAGCACATTATTAAACCAATCATTGCCGCAGTGGCAACCTCAACACTCTCATTCAACGTACTTTCAGCAGAAATCAAAAACGTCATTCTGATGATTGGTGATGGTATGGGACCTCAGCAAGTTGGCTTATTGGAAACCTACGCGAACCAGGCGCCAAATTCCATTTATAAAGGGAATAAAACCGCCCTTTACCAATTAGCTCAAGAAGGGGTCATTGGTTCATCCCTGACTCACCCAGAAGATGCGATTGTGGTAGATTCCGCTTGTTCTGCAACCATGCTTGCAACGGGTATCTATAGTGGTTCAGAAGTGATTGGCATTGACTCGCAAGGCAATCATGTCGAGACGGTACTTGAGAAAGCCAAAAAAGCAGGCAAAGCAACTGGCCTAGTGTCCGACACGCGTTTAACTCACGCGACACCCGCTTCTTTTGCGGCTCACCAACCTCACCGTTCACTCGAAAACCAAATTGCTAACGACATGCTAGAAACGGGCGTTGATGTAATGCTTTCAGGCGGGCTACGTCACTGGATTCCAAAATCGACCAATGACAAAGGCGAAACCTACAAGCAACTTGAGAAATTGACTCAGGGCGATGTTTACCTAAAATCAAAACGTAAAGACGACCGTAACCTTCTAACTGAAGCAGAAAAGGACGGCTACCAACTGGCGTTTAACCGTAGCATGTTAGAAGAAGCTAAAGGCGATAAGCTACTTGGCCTGTTCGCCTACTCAGGCATGGATGACGGCATCGCTTACAGCAACAAGAAAAAAAGTGGCGACCGTACTCAGCCAAGCTTGAAAGAGATGACACAAAAAGCACTCAACGTCTTATCCAAAGATGAAGACGGCTTTTTCCTAATGGTTGAAGGCGGTCAAATCGACTGGGCGGGCCATAGTAACGATGCCGGCACTATGCTGCATGAACTGCTCAAGTTTGATGAAGCGATCCAAACGGTGTATGAATGGGCAAAAGATCGTGAAGACACGATCGTGATAGTGACCGCAGACCACGAAACGGGTTCTTTCGGGTTTAGCTACTCTTCTGACAACCTACCAAAACCACAGAAACGTTCTGGCGAAGCTTTCGCTGATCGCGACTATGCACCCAACTTTAACTTTGGTGCATTCGACATTCTAGATGGTTTATATAATCAGAAACAAAGCTACTATGGCATGATCAGCGAATATCAGAAGCTGGATAAAGCGCAGCAAACACCTGAAAAGCTGGCTGAGATCGTCAACCAGAATAGTGAGTTCCCTATCACAGCGGAACAGGCGAAAAACATATTAGCCAGTAAGCCGAACCCATACCGATTGGCTCAGCACAAATACTTGTCTGCAGAAGAAGTGCCTGCTATCAACGATTTTGATGCGTTCTTCCCTTATAACGACCGTGGCAATTTACTTGCTCGTGAACAAGCAACAGGTCAAAACATCGTTTGGGGTACAGGCACACACACTCACACACCAGTGAACGTTTTTGCTTGGGGCCCAGCAGAGAAAATACTGCCAGTTTCGAAAATCATGCACCACTCAGAACTGGGTGAGTACATTAAACAACAAGTAAACTAG
- a CDS encoding ChaN family lipoprotein has translation MQRIILIGLATLLTACANQPSNSTSQKVANTQTETISTFYDYQLASPQGETLSLNALPEQLIDADVVLIGEWHTHSAIHRFQTDFLKARRNATSNIALSMEQFTREHQTTLDQYLSGKIGEQTLMSQAAAWPNYESDYRALVEFAKANDVDVIAANAPKPFVQCIGRKGLSYLDQLSTEQRQWIAAEVDTGDSPYKEKFMASMHHGTPEQTEKQFAAQVTWDETMAESIVDYLASNPNKQVIHVAGKFHTEGGLGTAVSILRRNPDLKVVVISPIEELSADTSDYQLKVLSPPARFVQKENRMKAYKHLSKRGSDLKCD, from the coding sequence ATGCAACGTATTATTCTTATCGGATTAGCTACCCTGCTCACGGCTTGTGCTAATCAACCTTCAAACAGCACTTCTCAAAAAGTGGCTAACACGCAAACGGAAACCATTTCCACATTCTATGATTACCAGCTTGCTTCTCCACAAGGTGAAACGCTTTCTCTCAATGCTTTACCTGAGCAGTTGATTGACGCTGATGTGGTTCTTATTGGTGAATGGCACACTCACTCGGCAATCCATCGCTTTCAAACCGACTTCTTAAAAGCGCGCCGCAACGCCACATCAAACATTGCGCTTTCAATGGAACAGTTCACTCGAGAACACCAAACCACACTCGACCAATACTTAAGCGGCAAAATTGGTGAACAAACTCTCATGTCTCAAGCGGCAGCTTGGCCAAATTACGAAAGTGATTACCGCGCGTTAGTTGAGTTCGCAAAAGCCAACGACGTCGATGTTATTGCGGCAAATGCACCAAAGCCATTTGTTCAGTGTATTGGCCGTAAAGGATTGTCTTACCTAGACCAGTTATCGACCGAGCAACGCCAATGGATTGCTGCCGAAGTGGATACTGGTGATAGCCCTTACAAAGAAAAGTTCATGGCTTCGATGCATCACGGCACCCCAGAGCAAACAGAAAAGCAGTTTGCCGCTCAGGTAACGTGGGACGAAACCATGGCAGAGTCGATTGTGGATTACCTAGCGTCGAATCCGAATAAACAAGTAATTCATGTGGCTGGCAAGTTCCACACCGAGGGTGGTTTAGGGACGGCAGTATCGATTCTACGTCGTAACCCTGATTTGAAAGTGGTCGTTATCAGCCCTATTGAAGAGTTATCAGCGGATACGAGCGACTACCAACTAAAAGTACTTTCGCCTCCCGCTCGCTTTGTTCAAAAAGAGAACCGAATGAAGGCATACAAGCACCTATCTAAACGCGGTTCTGATCTCAAGTGCGACTAA
- the rlmA gene encoding 23S rRNA (guanine(745)-N(1))-methyltransferase, whose protein sequence is MTYQCPLCHQPLSQHDRTFKCEKNHQFDLAKEGYVNLMPAHHKRSKDPGDNKEMMQARRRFLEGNHYHPMRQAVIGLCSSYLPDSDPSLLDIGCGEGYYTNEIALNLQNKNSAIFGLDISKIAIKYAAKRYPAVDFSVASSHRLPFAENSLDGILRIYAPCKAEELQRTIKDNGVVITVTPASRHLYQLRDAIYDGVRLHDEDPEVIEGFTLEHQEQLNYVMELSGSDAFDLLQMTPFAWKATEEFKQQLTEAEQFNCEADFMLRVYRKHI, encoded by the coding sequence ATGACTTACCAATGCCCTTTGTGTCACCAACCTTTGTCTCAACACGATCGTACGTTTAAGTGTGAAAAGAACCATCAGTTCGACCTAGCGAAAGAAGGCTATGTCAATTTGATGCCAGCACACCACAAACGCTCAAAAGATCCAGGTGACAATAAAGAGATGATGCAGGCACGTCGTCGCTTCCTGGAAGGCAACCATTACCACCCAATGCGCCAAGCGGTAATCGGCTTATGCTCAAGCTACCTGCCAGACTCTGATCCTAGCCTGTTGGATATTGGCTGTGGCGAAGGGTATTACACCAACGAAATCGCGTTGAATCTTCAAAATAAAAACAGCGCTATTTTTGGCCTAGATATTTCAAAGATTGCTATCAAATACGCCGCTAAGCGCTACCCTGCTGTCGACTTTTCTGTTGCTTCTAGTCATCGTCTCCCCTTTGCTGAAAACAGCTTAGATGGCATTCTGCGCATTTACGCGCCATGTAAGGCTGAAGAGCTGCAACGTACCATCAAAGATAATGGCGTCGTGATCACTGTGACACCAGCCAGTCGACACTTATACCAACTGCGTGATGCGATTTATGATGGTGTTCGCTTGCATGACGAAGATCCAGAAGTGATCGAAGGTTTTACGCTTGAGCACCAAGAGCAACTAAACTATGTAATGGAACTATCGGGATCAGATGCATTCGACCTGCTACAGATGACGCCGTTTGCTTGGAAAGCGACTGAGGAATTTAAACAACAACTCACCGAAGCTGAGCAATTCAACTGTGAAGCAGACTTTATGCTAAGAGTGTATCGCAAACACATTTAA